A stretch of the Streptomyces sp. NBC_00078 genome encodes the following:
- a CDS encoding acetylxylan esterase, whose protein sequence is MPLTDLGPEDLVGYRPKSPAPDDFDAFWQRTLAEARAQGGAVKTERVTEQYGLRTVEVDDVRFPGWNGEPVAAWLLRPRGVEGPLPVVVTYQGYSGGRGLPTEHLFWSAAGYAQLVVDTRGQGHDTPDRGMGDGTQWSEGFMTKGIDAPENYYYRRLMTDCVRAVDAVAELPGIDGGRIIVAGGSQGGGLSLAVAGLMTDLIAAVLPDVPFLCHFRQGARIAFEGPYQELVMYLRWHSRHKAQPTFATLDYFDGVHFAQRATAPALFSVGLMDPICPPSTVYAAFNHYAGVDRTITVWPFADHGGGYGSTPGIQLAWLRERGLAPGTTREDVPQ, encoded by the coding sequence ATGCCCCTGACTGACCTCGGCCCCGAAGACCTGGTCGGCTACCGTCCGAAGTCGCCCGCCCCCGACGACTTCGACGCCTTCTGGCAGCGCACCCTCGCCGAGGCCCGCGCCCAGGGAGGCGCGGTGAAGACCGAGCGGGTCACCGAGCAGTACGGACTGCGCACCGTCGAGGTCGACGACGTGCGCTTCCCCGGCTGGAACGGCGAGCCGGTCGCCGCCTGGCTGCTACGCCCGCGCGGGGTAGAGGGCCCGCTGCCCGTCGTCGTCACCTACCAGGGCTACAGCGGCGGCCGCGGACTGCCCACCGAGCACCTGTTCTGGTCGGCTGCCGGGTACGCCCAGCTGGTCGTCGACACCCGAGGCCAGGGCCACGACACCCCGGACCGGGGGATGGGCGACGGCACCCAGTGGTCCGAGGGCTTCATGACCAAGGGCATCGACGCGCCCGAGAACTACTACTACCGGCGGCTGATGACCGACTGCGTGCGCGCGGTGGACGCGGTCGCCGAGCTTCCCGGGATCGACGGCGGCCGGATCATCGTGGCCGGCGGCAGCCAGGGCGGCGGACTCTCCCTCGCCGTGGCCGGCCTGATGACTGATCTCATCGCCGCCGTACTCCCTGACGTGCCCTTCCTGTGCCACTTCCGCCAGGGCGCCCGGATCGCCTTCGAGGGGCCCTACCAGGAGCTCGTCATGTACCTGCGCTGGCACAGCCGGCACAAGGCGCAGCCGACCTTTGCCACCCTCGACTACTTCGACGGCGTGCATTTCGCTCAGCGGGCCACCGCCCCCGCGCTGTTCAGCGTCGGCCTGATGGACCCCATCTGCCCGCCGTCCACCGTCTACGCCGCCTTCAACCACTACGCAGGCGTGGACCGCACCATCACCGTCTGGCCGTTCGCCGACCACGGCGGCGGCTACGGCTCCACCCCCGGGATCCAGCTGGCCTGGCTGCGCGAGCGCGGCCTGGCGCCCGGCACCACCCGAGAGGACGTACCCCAGTGA
- a CDS encoding alpha-galactosidase has product MEIALDEDGAARLVHLGTPGEAVGARRPGAPLPLVEVTAGGQGRHLIDTNLASRLRHRSHRAGRDGDWHTLSVELHDPGTGLTAEVRYRSPDGLPVLRSEVVLRNEGPDALQLESVSSLVTGCLTEDGPAGLDSADLMWADNEWFTELRWKQEQLRDSSPALNGRVMTGRGVRSSSRFLPMGGLTDRESGRTWLWQIEHNGGGWRSECGVRDETAYVALFGPTDANHSWRHLLEPGAEFRTVPVALALAADGGPDEAFAVLTRYRRITRRPHRDHLHLPVIFNDYMNCLMGDPTTAKLLPLVDAAAEAGSEYFVIDAGWYDDDNGHWWSSVGTWEPAATRFPGPRGIHEVLDRIRERGMVPGIWLEPEGVGVSSPVAKSLPEEAFFCRDGQRAGDGGNRYHLDLRHPAARAHLDQVVDRLVGEWGVGYLKLDHNTDFARGTSSHPGEAPADGLLGHNRALLDWLDGVLDRYPDLVIENCASGGMRADHAMLSRLQLHSTSDQEDLLLYAPIAASAPTAVTPEQGAVWAYPQAKHSPDEVAFTMANALLGRIHLSGKITELGAGERALVHEGVAVYKSIRADLPQAVPAWPLGLPAWEDPWIALALHTPATTYLTVWRRPGADDTAVLRLPRLRGADVSTDLLYPSSGRPHCAWDQDAAELTVTLPAAPSAVLLRLRQPARPPQTS; this is encoded by the coding sequence ATGGAGATCGCCCTGGACGAGGACGGCGCCGCCCGACTCGTCCACCTCGGGACACCCGGGGAGGCGGTCGGCGCGAGGCGCCCCGGCGCACCGCTGCCGCTGGTCGAGGTGACGGCGGGGGGCCAGGGCCGGCACCTCATCGACACCAACCTCGCCTCGCGGCTGCGGCACCGCTCCCACCGCGCGGGCCGTGACGGCGACTGGCACACGCTGAGCGTCGAACTCCACGACCCCGGCACCGGGCTCACCGCCGAGGTGCGCTACCGCTCCCCGGACGGCCTGCCGGTGCTGCGCAGCGAGGTGGTCCTGCGCAACGAAGGGCCGGATGCGCTGCAACTGGAGTCGGTCAGCTCGCTGGTGACCGGTTGCCTCACCGAGGACGGACCGGCGGGCCTGGACTCCGCCGACCTGATGTGGGCGGATAACGAGTGGTTCACCGAGCTCCGCTGGAAGCAGGAGCAGCTGCGGGACTCCTCGCCCGCCCTCAATGGCCGGGTCATGACCGGCCGGGGCGTCCGGTCCAGCAGCCGGTTCCTCCCCATGGGCGGCCTGACCGACCGTGAATCGGGTCGCACCTGGCTGTGGCAGATCGAGCACAACGGCGGAGGCTGGCGCTCGGAGTGCGGCGTCCGCGACGAGACGGCCTACGTGGCCCTGTTCGGTCCCACCGACGCCAATCACAGCTGGCGGCACCTGCTGGAGCCGGGGGCCGAGTTCCGCACGGTGCCGGTGGCGCTCGCTCTCGCTGCGGACGGCGGCCCCGACGAGGCCTTCGCCGTGCTCACCCGATACCGCCGGATCACCCGCCGCCCGCACCGGGACCACCTCCACCTGCCGGTGATCTTCAACGACTACATGAACTGCCTGATGGGCGACCCCACCACGGCCAAGCTGCTGCCGCTGGTCGATGCTGCGGCCGAGGCGGGGTCGGAGTACTTCGTCATCGACGCCGGCTGGTACGACGACGACAACGGCCACTGGTGGAGCTCCGTCGGCACCTGGGAACCAGCCGCCACCCGCTTCCCCGGGCCGCGCGGGATCCACGAGGTCCTGGACCGCATCCGGGAGCGGGGGATGGTGCCCGGCATCTGGCTGGAACCGGAGGGGGTCGGCGTGTCCAGCCCGGTCGCCAAGTCCCTGCCGGAGGAGGCGTTCTTCTGCCGCGACGGGCAGCGTGCGGGGGATGGCGGCAACCGGTACCACCTCGACCTGCGCCATCCCGCTGCCCGGGCCCACCTCGACCAGGTCGTGGACCGTCTGGTCGGCGAGTGGGGCGTCGGCTACCTCAAGCTCGACCACAACACCGACTTCGCCCGCGGCACCAGCAGCCACCCCGGGGAGGCCCCGGCCGACGGGCTGCTGGGCCACAACCGGGCCCTGCTCGACTGGCTGGACGGCGTCCTGGACCGCTACCCGGACCTGGTGATCGAGAACTGCGCCTCGGGCGGCATGCGCGCCGACCACGCCATGCTCTCGCGGCTGCAGCTCCACTCCACCAGCGACCAGGAGGACCTGCTGCTCTATGCGCCGATCGCCGCCTCCGCGCCCACCGCCGTCACCCCCGAACAGGGTGCGGTCTGGGCCTACCCGCAGGCCAAGCACTCCCCCGACGAGGTCGCCTTCACCATGGCCAACGCCCTCCTGGGCCGTATCCACCTCTCGGGGAAGATCACCGAGCTCGGGGCCGGGGAACGAGCGCTGGTCCATGAGGGGGTGGCGGTGTACAAGTCCATCCGCGCCGACCTGCCGCAGGCCGTCCCCGCCTGGCCGCTCGGCCTGCCGGCCTGGGAGGACCCATGGATCGCCCTGGCCCTGCACACCCCGGCCACCACCTACCTCACGGTCTGGCGCCGCCCCGGAGCGGACGACACCGCAGTCCTGCGGCTGCCCCGGCTGCGGGGAGCCGATGTCAGCACCGACCTGCTCTACCCCAGCAGCGGGCGACCGCACTGCGCCTGGGATCAGGATGCGGCCGAGCTCACCGTGACCCTGCCGGCGGCACCGTCCGCCGTGCTGTTGCGCCTCCGGCAGCCGGCCCGCCCCCCACAGACTTCCTGA
- a CDS encoding cellulase family glycosylhydrolase translates to MSDIQPLAHRRARGRGLGRLAALVTALAVMLSLSGTAAFGAADVHGKALHPVVRVPAKAIDAVAQMQPSWNLGNSLDAPTETAWGNPLTTKAIFDTIAANGFHSVRIPVTWGTHQSATAPYTIDATFVARVKQVVDWAQADGLYVVLDAHHDSVNWVNNITTDHDNVMARFASTWSQISEAFKSEPRTLLFESINEPRFPGATAAQATQYLNELNVSFHTVVRASGGANATRMLVLPTQGGDGAQPLLDDLSTTINSLHDSQLVATVHFYSYYPFSANLAGGTLYGDVAQKYLDDSFADMHDTFVAKGIPVYLGEYGLLTSPNYFHPESVERGEQLKYYEQLGYAARKYGVTTALWDAFNYLNRETLQWRDPGLFAAIKSSWTTRSGTASFDKVFVSKSAPITAESLTLNLNGTHFLGVWQGKTRLLPGRDYTVSGTTLTFTASALTRLVGDRAYGTDATVQARFSRGVPWNIDIVTNDNPTVAAATGTTDGLTIPTQYRGNNLATMHATYADGTNAGPLDWTPYQTFNEAFSPDYPNSTIVLTPLFLASLRDGVTATLVFYFYSGQTATYKVTKNGSTVTGTVG, encoded by the coding sequence ATGAGCGACATCCAGCCACTGGCGCACCGGCGCGCCCGAGGCCGCGGCCTCGGCCGCCTGGCCGCCCTGGTGACGGCCCTGGCCGTCATGCTGAGCCTGTCCGGCACCGCCGCGTTCGGCGCCGCCGACGTCCACGGCAAGGCGCTGCACCCGGTCGTCCGCGTCCCGGCCAAGGCCATCGACGCCGTGGCGCAGATGCAGCCCAGCTGGAACCTGGGCAACTCCCTGGACGCCCCCACCGAAACCGCCTGGGGCAACCCCCTGACCACCAAGGCGATCTTCGACACCATCGCCGCGAATGGCTTCCACAGTGTCCGCATCCCGGTGACCTGGGGCACCCACCAGTCCGCCACCGCGCCGTACACCATCGACGCCACCTTCGTGGCCCGGGTCAAGCAGGTCGTGGACTGGGCGCAGGCCGACGGTCTGTACGTCGTGCTCGACGCCCACCACGACTCGGTGAATTGGGTCAACAACATAACCACGGACCATGACAATGTCATGGCCCGCTTCGCCTCCACCTGGTCGCAGATCTCCGAGGCCTTCAAGTCCGAGCCGCGCACCCTGCTCTTCGAGAGCATCAACGAACCGCGGTTCCCTGGTGCCACGGCCGCGCAGGCGACCCAGTACCTGAACGAGCTGAACGTCTCCTTCCACACCGTGGTCCGCGCCTCGGGCGGGGCGAACGCGACCAGGATGCTCGTCCTGCCCACCCAGGGCGGCGATGGCGCCCAGCCCCTCCTGGACGACCTGTCCACCACCATCAACTCCCTGCACGACAGCCAGCTGGTGGCGACGGTGCACTTCTACAGCTACTACCCGTTCAGCGCGAACCTCGCCGGCGGCACCCTGTACGGCGACGTCGCCCAGAAGTACCTGGACGACTCCTTTGCCGATATGCACGACACCTTCGTCGCCAAGGGCATCCCGGTCTACCTCGGTGAGTACGGCCTGTTGACCAGCCCCAACTACTTCCACCCCGAATCAGTCGAGCGGGGCGAGCAGCTGAAGTACTACGAGCAGCTGGGATACGCGGCGCGCAAGTACGGCGTCACCACCGCCCTGTGGGACGCCTTCAACTACCTGAACCGTGAAACGCTCCAGTGGCGTGACCCGGGCCTCTTCGCGGCGATCAAGTCGAGCTGGACCACCCGCTCGGGCACGGCCTCCTTCGACAAGGTCTTCGTCTCCAAGTCCGCCCCGATCACTGCCGAGTCGCTCACGCTGAACCTCAACGGCACCCACTTCCTGGGCGTGTGGCAGGGCAAGACCAGGCTGCTCCCGGGGCGGGACTACACCGTCTCCGGAACCACGCTGACCTTCACCGCCAGTGCGCTGACCCGCCTGGTCGGCGACCGCGCCTACGGCACCGACGCCACGGTCCAGGCCCGGTTCTCCCGCGGGGTCCCGTGGAACATCGACATCGTCACCAACGACAACCCGACGGTGGCGGCGGCCACCGGCACCACCGACGGCCTGACCATCCCCACCCAGTACCGGGGCAACAACCTGGCGACCATGCACGCCACCTACGCCGACGGCACCAACGCCGGCCCGCTCGACTGGACCCCGTACCAGACGTTCAACGAGGCGTTCTCGCCCGACTACCCCAACAGCACGATCGTGCTGACCCCCCTGTTCCTCGCCTCGCTGCGTGACGGCGTCACGGCCACGCTGGTCTTCTACTTCTACAGCGGGCAGACCGCCACCTACAAGGTCACCAAGAACGGCAGCACGGTGACCGGCACCGTCGGCTGA